The Dunckerocampus dactyliophorus isolate RoL2022-P2 chromosome 1, RoL_Ddac_1.1, whole genome shotgun sequence genome has a segment encoding these proteins:
- the bzw1a gene encoding eIF5-mimic protein 2-A isoform X1, giving the protein MNNQKQQKPTLTGQRFKTRKRDEKERFDPTQFQESIVQGLNQTGTDLEAVAKFLDASGAKLDYRRYAETLFDILVAGGMLAPGGTLSDDMTRTEFCLFTAQEDLETMQAYAQVFNKLIRRYKYLEKGFEEEIKKLLLFLKGFTESERNKLAMLTGILLANGNISASILSSLFNENLVKEGVSAAFAVKLFKSWINEKDINSVAGSLRKVGMDNRLMELFPANKRSCEHFSKYFTDAGLKELSDFARNQQSIGARKELQKELQEQMSRGDPLKEIIAFTREEMKKANLSEQTMIGIIWTCVMSSVEWNKKEELVTEQAIKHLKQYSPLLKAFTSQGLSELSLLLKIQEYCYDNIHFMKAFQKIVVLLYKADVLSEEAILKWYSEAHLAKGKSVFLEQMKKFVEWLKNAEEESESDEEEAD; this is encoded by the exons ATGAATAATCAAAAGCAGCAAAAGCCGACGCTAACAGGCCAGCGTTTCAAAACGAGGAAAAGAG ATGAAAAGGAGAGGTTTGACCCTACTCAGTTTCAAGAAAGTATCGTACAAGGCTTGAATCAAACTGGCACTGACTTGGAGGCGGTTGCGAAGTTCCTTGATGCCTCTGGCGCCAAGCTTGACTACCGCCGCTATGCAGAGACACTCTTTGACATCCTGGTGGCCGGTGGAATGCTGG CTCCAGGTGGAACTCTCTCTGATGACATGACCCGCACAGAGTTTTGCCTCTTTACGGCACAAGAAGACCTGGAGACCATGCAAGCATATGCTCAG GTTTTTAACAAGCTGATCAGGCGTTACAAATACCTGGAGAAGGGATTCGAGgaggagatcaagaag TTGCTGCTGTTTCTAAAAGGGTTCACTGAGTCTGAGCGGAACAAGCTGGCCATGCTTACCGGTATTCTGTTGGCCAACGGAAACATATCGGCCTCCATCCTCAGCAGCCTCTTCAATGAGAATCTTGTCAAGGAGG GAGTGTCTGCAGCTTTTGCCGTCAAGCTGTTCAAGTCTTGGATCAATGAGAAAGACATCAACTCGGTTGCCGGCAGTCTCCGTAAAGTGGGCATGGACAACCGGCTGATG GAACTCTTTCCTGCCAACAAGCGGAGCTGTGAGCATTTTTCTAAGTACTTCACTGACGCCGGGCTGAAGGAGCTGTCAGACTTCGCCCGCAACCAGCAGTCCATCGGTGCCCGCAAAGAGCTGCAAAAGGAGCTCCAGGAGCAGATGTCCCGCGGAGACCCACTCAAGGAG ATCATCGCCTTTACCAGGGAGGAGATGAAAAAGGCCAATCTCTCTGAGCAGACCATGATTGGCATCATCTGGACCTGCGTGATGAGCTCTGTGGAGTGGAACAAGAAGGAAGAGCTGGTGACCGAACAAGCCATCAAACACTTGAAG CAATAcagccctctgctgaaagccttCACCTCCCAGGGTCTGTCTGAGCTCAGCCTGCTGCTGAAGATCCAGGAGTACTGCTATGACAACATCCACTTCATGAAGGCCTTTCAGAAGATTGTGGTGCTCCTCTATAAAG CGGATGTGTTGAGCGAAGAGGCCATACTGAAGTGGTACTCTGAGGCCCACCTTGCCAAGGGGAAGAGCGTTTTTCTTGAGCAGATGAAAAAGTTTGTCGAGTGGCTGAAGAACGCAGAGGAAG AGTCTGAATCGGACGAAGAAGAGGCAGACTGA
- the bzw1a gene encoding eIF5-mimic protein 2-A isoform X2: MPLAPSLTTAAMQRHSLTSWWPVECWVFNKLIRRYKYLEKGFEEEIKKLLLFLKGFTESERNKLAMLTGILLANGNISASILSSLFNENLVKEGVSAAFAVKLFKSWINEKDINSVAGSLRKVGMDNRLMELFPANKRSCEHFSKYFTDAGLKELSDFARNQQSIGARKELQKELQEQMSRGDPLKEIIAFTREEMKKANLSEQTMIGIIWTCVMSSVEWNKKEELVTEQAIKHLKQYSPLLKAFTSQGLSELSLLLKIQEYCYDNIHFMKAFQKIVVLLYKADVLSEEAILKWYSEAHLAKGKSVFLEQMKKFVEWLKNAEEESESDEEEAD, encoded by the exons ATGCCTCTGGCGCCAAGCTTGACTACCGCCGCTATGCAGAGACACTCTTTGACATCCTGGTGGCCGGTGGAATGCTGG GTTTTTAACAAGCTGATCAGGCGTTACAAATACCTGGAGAAGGGATTCGAGgaggagatcaagaag TTGCTGCTGTTTCTAAAAGGGTTCACTGAGTCTGAGCGGAACAAGCTGGCCATGCTTACCGGTATTCTGTTGGCCAACGGAAACATATCGGCCTCCATCCTCAGCAGCCTCTTCAATGAGAATCTTGTCAAGGAGG GAGTGTCTGCAGCTTTTGCCGTCAAGCTGTTCAAGTCTTGGATCAATGAGAAAGACATCAACTCGGTTGCCGGCAGTCTCCGTAAAGTGGGCATGGACAACCGGCTGATG GAACTCTTTCCTGCCAACAAGCGGAGCTGTGAGCATTTTTCTAAGTACTTCACTGACGCCGGGCTGAAGGAGCTGTCAGACTTCGCCCGCAACCAGCAGTCCATCGGTGCCCGCAAAGAGCTGCAAAAGGAGCTCCAGGAGCAGATGTCCCGCGGAGACCCACTCAAGGAG ATCATCGCCTTTACCAGGGAGGAGATGAAAAAGGCCAATCTCTCTGAGCAGACCATGATTGGCATCATCTGGACCTGCGTGATGAGCTCTGTGGAGTGGAACAAGAAGGAAGAGCTGGTGACCGAACAAGCCATCAAACACTTGAAG CAATAcagccctctgctgaaagccttCACCTCCCAGGGTCTGTCTGAGCTCAGCCTGCTGCTGAAGATCCAGGAGTACTGCTATGACAACATCCACTTCATGAAGGCCTTTCAGAAGATTGTGGTGCTCCTCTATAAAG CGGATGTGTTGAGCGAAGAGGCCATACTGAAGTGGTACTCTGAGGCCCACCTTGCCAAGGGGAAGAGCGTTTTTCTTGAGCAGATGAAAAAGTTTGTCGAGTGGCTGAAGAACGCAGAGGAAG AGTCTGAATCGGACGAAGAAGAGGCAGACTGA